The Triticum urartu cultivar G1812 chromosome 6, Tu2.1, whole genome shotgun sequence genome includes the window GCCCCTAGGAGGCGGGTACTACAACATCCTTTATATGAGTAATGGTGGAGCACCTTATGCGAGGGGGTTACAGTGGTGAGGAAGTATATGGCTACCGAGTGTATAGTCTATGTTGTAGATGGGAATGGCTACCCTGAGCCCCAATTTATATAGACGATGAGGGCTAGGGTTTACATGGGGTTCGATCGATCTTATGCCGTCTCCATCTTGGCATCTCCTAATATCCATTCGGGCCTCCGGGCTGCCCTTTACATTGGACCTCTGCGAGACGGGCCTGCTGCCATGCTTCCCACCGAGAGGACACCCTCAGTGTATTACACCGTCATCGCCCCTCACCAACGGGAGGGACCCTGCTATCATTCTTGTTTGTTTCGGCGTCTCGGGTAGGGTTGTGTGGCTTTGGCAAAGTCCCCTAGTAGGAACAATGTCTCCCACTTTCGATCCCCTTTCTGATGGTGCATCTAGCGTCGTCAGAGAATGTGTGATGGCGTGTCTTCGTCGAATCTCGCGGGATTCGGTTCGATGGATCTGTTAGGATCCGGTCTTTATTCGTCTTCGGTCATATGTCTACATGTTTGAGTATTTCAACCTACTCTTTTCTTGATCGGTGACGGTTGTTATTCTGGTGCGCTGACCTATTAAGGCTTTAACATGATGATTCCTCGACTTTCTACTAACAAGTTTTGCCCGACTCCGACGAGGGAGGGCGGTGACGGCGGCACGCCGTTGGCTCGCTCAGTACTTGTAGTTGTCGCTAGCTTGTCCACGAACCTGATTGTATTTTTTGTTATTTCCGATATTCTTTGTACTGTCATGACATACGACGATTAGACTAGAAGTTTCTAAAAAAAATATTAATAGTGCGGTTGTTGGCAAAGTAATTTCAAATTTTCACTTTCGTAATGTACAATTGGGTTTCCGAGAGCCACTTCCTAGAAACACCCTTAAATTTATCTCATTTTTTAACGGGGTCTACGAAATTGGAGATATTTCAGTTTCGGGTGTTTGTTTGTGGAACAAGATAAAACCCAGCTCCAAAGTCCCAAACAGCTTCAGCCCCTCACCTCCTGTTACTCTTCCTTCATCCCCTCCACCCCTCTCCGCGGGCGCTCCACTCCCCGGCCGGCCGGCGGCGATGACGAGCCTGCAGGCGGCCCCGCGCCTCAGCCTCCACCTGACCCCGTCCGAACACCGTGGCCGGCTGCTTCCGCCGTGGAGGCTCGTCCTCTCCCCCTCCTCCTGCAGGTAGGCGCGCTTCCTCGCTCGCTCTTAATGGCATTGGTTCCATTACTGCCTGTACTAGTATCGTAGTATTAATTCAGTAGGGATTGGAGCTTGTCCGATGTTTCCTCGTGATTATACGGTATGATGGATGCCCTGCAATTTGAGAGGATCGGTGCAAATCTTAGTCGAGATTTGTATAAGAATATTAGTAATAGATTCAGTTTACTGGTCTCCGATTTGAATTGCCTCAATAAATGCGAAAAAGATAATTGTGCGGCATCGTCTATAATAGTATATGTAAACTTTTTCAAAACATGGATTTGTATGTAAACTCGTGTACTACCTGGGAAGGAGCTCAATCATTGGTAACTGGGCACTGTACTGCTTCTTTTTGATTTAACAGAAGTAAGAACCAGAGACGTTGAAAGGATAATCCACCAAACATCTACTTAAGATTTCCATACCGTATTTCATTGGTTACTGGCTCCAACATTACTAATAGCGGTCTTCTGTTTATACAGGCTTTACACTCTCATTTCCAGACAACATCCCATTTGCAATGCACAATCATGTGAGGTTATCTGTTTATCTCTTCTTAAAAAATCTCCTCCATGGGAGTATGTCGCATACGCAAGTTATATTTATGGTCCACATCAACTATGTTGCAGATGCTGATGATTTACTGGTGGCCAGTGCCCAAAGCTCCACAACTGCTCTCTCAAGGTTGCTTGCTGCAGAAAGAGAGGAAGCGAAAGCTGTGCTATCGCTGTTCTTAAGGCAGAAAGGTTTGAGAAGTGCGGTAGCTGCACGGATCGCCAACAAATCAGATGGATTCATTGAGCACCTGAGTTCAAAGCTCCAAAGTGCTTACAGATCTCGATATGCTGAAGGTTCGCATCTTGAAGTTACTATCTATAAACTTCGTACCTTATAGGTTCTGAACATTTCACAGCATATTTATTTTTCAGGAAGGGAGCTAAGTACACCTGAGATCAGAGATGCTCTCCTTCCCTATCTAGAAGCTCTTTCTAAAGAACATGGGGATAGTTTGGTTGAAGTGGTGGAGAATTTCCCTGATCCTTTTTCCGCGGAAAGGGAGTCCTTGTCTTACTCAATGATACTTACACCAACGAGCTCAAATAAGCAGAAGGCAATTGCTCGAGTAAGCACACCAACCTCAGGGGGAGCCCTCCCGGAGTTAGTGCTCTACCTGCTGGACTATGGCATGGATCATGAGGAGATCAAGAATGTCGTGCGCAAGTTCCCAGCATTTGCGTACTACAACGTGGATCGCAAGATAAAGCCCCTGGTGGAGCTACTGCTTGAGCTTGGTGTGCCGAGGTCAGGCATACCTGGAATCATCAGGAAGAGGCCTCAGCTATGTGGAATCAGCTTGACAGATAATCTGAAACCTATGATGGCCTATATGGAGAATATTGGTGTCAACAAAACTCAGTGGAGCAAGGTGATATGCCGGTTCCCTGCATTTCTCACATATAGCAGGCAGAAGGTGGAGATAACTGTGAGCTACCTTACTGAACTAGGAGTTTCTAAGGAAAACATCGGCAAGATTCTCACACGATGTCCTCATCTCATGAGCTACAGTGTCAATGACAACCTCAGACCAACTGCTGACTACTTCCGGTCGATCGGCGCAGATGCTGCATCTCTTATTCAGAAATGTCCCCAGGCTTTTGGTTTGAACATAGAGTCAAAGCTGAAGCCAATCACAGAGTTTTTCCTGGAGAGAGAGTTCAGCATCGAGGAAATTGGCATTATGGTAAATAGATTTGGGATTATTCACACTCTCAGCTTGCAAGAAAATTTGATTCCCAAATATGAATATTTTCTGACGATGGGGTACCCAAGGTATGAACTCGTGAAATTTCCGCAGTACTTTGGGTACAGTTTAGAGCAGAGGATAAAACCTCGGTATGCTCAGATGACTGGTTGTGGGGTGAGGTTGATTCTGAACCAGATGTTGTCAGTCTCAGAAACCAGATTTGAGGAAATTCTACAAAAGAAATCAGGTGGATTTTGATATGATCACAATCTCAGAAAAGCACAAGTTTTGACAAGTTCGCTTGTAGCACAAGCGTTAATAGCCTGGTAGATGGATAGTTTTCGGCACACAAGAACTATGTTGGAATGCTCTTTT containing:
- the LOC125513713 gene encoding transcription termination factor MTERF5, chloroplastic-like, which codes for MTSLQAAPRLSLHLTPSEHRGRLLPPWRLVLSPSSCRLYTLISRQHPICNAQSYADDLLVASAQSSTTALSRLLAAEREEAKAVLSLFLRQKGLRSAVAARIANKSDGFIEHLSSKLQSAYRSRYAEGRELSTPEIRDALLPYLEALSKEHGDSLVEVVENFPDPFSAERESLSYSMILTPTSSNKQKAIARVSTPTSGGALPELVLYLLDYGMDHEEIKNVVRKFPAFAYYNVDRKIKPLVELLLELGVPRSGIPGIIRKRPQLCGISLTDNLKPMMAYMENIGVNKTQWSKVICRFPAFLTYSRQKVEITVSYLTELGVSKENIGKILTRCPHLMSYSVNDNLRPTADYFRSIGADAASLIQKCPQAFGLNIESKLKPITEFFLEREFSIEEIGIMVNRFGIIHTLSLQENLIPKYEYFLTMGYPRYELVKFPQYFGYSLEQRIKPRYAQMTGCGVRLILNQMLSVSETRFEEILQKKSGGF